The stretch of DNA taatttatttttgaaaggaTTGATCcccaaattaatattttaaagtgATGATGGATATATTttgacttctttttttcttGATGGTACAGGTCTTGCATTTTCATTCTTGCAATGATCTTAGTGTTAGTAACATAAAGATCACTAATAGCCCAAGAAGTCATGTATCGGTTAATATGTGCAATGGTGCAACATTTTCTCATATATCCATAGATTCCCCTCCTACTAGCCCCAACACTGATGGCTTTGACATTTCTTTTTCTAGTAATATCTTAGTAAAAGATTCCAACATAAAATCTGGTAAATAAACTTTATATTATCTTATGATTTTACATTTTAGTATTATTGAAAAATCATTATGTTATTTTGTAATATTATCttatgatattttaaatttttagtattATTAAAAAGTTAACATGTTATTTTGTAAAAGAGAGAAAACATAAGTTGTTATGAATAAAAGAGgcaaaaattttaataaaaaaattaaaataaaaagttaataataactaaacattatataaataaatattaaaaattgtaaaatttgttttttttttatataaatattcgTCATCTTTAAAATGATTAacattttttgtgtaaatttaatctattgtttttctttcaaaCAGGTGATGATTGTATTGCCATCAATGGTGGCTCCTCTTTTATCAATGCTACTGGGGTTACTTGTGGACCAGGACATGGGATAAggtttataaattttttctcGCGATCTAAAGTTCaatttcatatatatactatttgTATTGTAACATAGATCAAAATGAGAGCAAGTAATTGAAAGAACACTTGTTTACATCTTAAGAGTACTAGTTGTAATCAAGAGATCACAATCATGATATGAATATTAGACAACTAACATCctaaattgatatatatatttttaaaaatcttatttttcaacattaaatATGAGTTTTAATAAACAATTGTTGTTAGTATGATATACTATTAGTTTAGAGTCTGAATTATTGACATCAATAAACTTGTTTTGATGTGCTAgaattgtaaattttatattgtacACGTATTCATATTTATCACAAATCTCATAAAAATTTATACATCATGAATTGATCAGTGTTGGCAGTCTTGGTAAAACAAGACCTAATGATCAAGTTTCTAATGTTAATGTACGGAATTGCACCTTCATCGGGACTTCAAATGGAGGAAGAATAAAGACAGCTCCGGTAAGTATATGACTAATatggttaaatatttttatgttaaagtttattcaattttagtccttatatgttattgagattgttTTAGTCCTTACTTTTAGACAAACATGTAATGTTATGACAACACCTTCTTTGTCTAATTTTTTGCAGGGAGGTTCGGGTTATGCAAAACATATTAcatttgaaaaaatcattctAGTTAATGTTAAGAACCCAATAATTATAGATCAGCATTATCTTCAAGATATGGAGCTGGTACACATTTTATTCAAGATGCTCATGTTATTATATCTTATCATTTCAACAGATTcatatacataataatataCTAATACATAGTTATATgtgttgaatttttttgaaatttttaggaTACAGATGTTTCGGTAAGTGATGTAACATATCGAGGAGTTTATGGAACTTGTGATGGCAACATAGCTGTTAATTTAGATTGTAGCTCCGCTGGTTGTCACAACATTATATTGGATCaaatcaatattaaatcaaatcaacaagGAAAGAAGGTTTCAGCTATTTGTCACAATGCCTATGGAACTGCTACAAACACCATTCCAAGTGTCCCTTGCCTACTTCATTAATGTTTTATTGGCCGGATTTCATTATGTgggaaaaaattattgaaaggaTGTATGATTAATTTTGTTGTAATAAAATAGGAAAACCTTTTATAGGATAAAAGAATAAGAAAACCTTTGCTTTATACAAGTTCAGTTTGGGGCGAACCATTAACAATTTGGATCAGTTTTACCAAACTGTTGTGACTTGTGACGGTTCAGTTTGGATTCCTTCCTAAATCGAAGGATGAACAATGCTAATCGCAACTACCTCAAAAATCACACATAAGATGATTTCTTCTATAAAGTGCATCAAAATTATACTCAT from Trifolium pratense cultivar HEN17-A07 linkage group LG5, ARS_RC_1.1, whole genome shotgun sequence encodes:
- the LOC123884370 gene encoding probable polygalacturonase At3g15720; the protein is MQSFIIFVLLLDFISPCLCTRLNIGTQNGIYNVMNYGAHGDGKSDDTQAFASTWSNVCNSVGMSTLVIPAKKTFLVTKLHFSGRCKGKIHIQFEGKIVAPSREAWKAGESLISIENLNGLTIDGNGQGGADGGGSTWWQCSGCQRPGVLHFHSCNDLSVSNIKITNSPRSHVSVNMCNGATFSHISIDSPPTSPNTDGFDISFSSNILVKDSNIKSGDDCIAINGGSSFINATGVTCGPGHGISVGSLGKTRPNDQVSNVNVRNCTFIGTSNGGRIKTAPGGSGYAKHITFEKIILVNVKNPIIIDQHYLQDMELDTDVSVSDVTYRGVYGTCDGNIAVNLDCSSKVSAICHNAYGTATNTIPSVPCLLH